TAACTTCATCAAGAGGGTTGATAGAAGATTTTTTAAGTGCCCATAGGGCCATTTGAACGGATTGCAGTCCGGCCAGCAATCCTTCTTCATAGCGAAAATAGGGATGATACTCCAATTCGGGGAAATCATTAGGTTGGAGGAGATCCTCTGGAGTTAAATAGGGAACGAGACGCCTTCCACATTGCAAAAGCTTGCCTTTTTGCCCCTCTATTAATTCTTCCACTATTCTTTCGATCTCTTCCCAGGAAGCCTTCTGTTCATTCATGGCTTATTTTCCGCTTTGACGATTTTTTTTCTCGCTGCATTTGGAAGAAGTCTTTTAGGATTTGGGCACAGGCCTCTTGTAAAATGCCTTTGCGCACTTGAATATGATGAGTGGGATGGATGGGTGAAAATAAATCTACCCAGCTTCCGTTGGCCCCATGCCTAATATCAGGCGCTCCCCAAACAAGGGTATGGATACGAGTCAATAGCATAGCGCCGGCACACATGCTACAAGGCTCAATAGTGCAATAAAGGGTGGCTTGAGACAATCTCCAATTATCTAGGGCCACTTCCCCTGCTGTCAGACAAAGCATTTCAGCATGGGCAGTGGCATCTTTGAGCATTTCGACTTGATTATATCCTCGAGCAATGATGTGATTGTCCTTTACCAAGACAGCTCCTACAGGGACTTCATCTGCTTTAAAAGCCTTCCAAGCCTCCTTAAGAGCTTCTAGCATAAAGCGCTCATCATCGTTTTGAGGTTCAATGCGCCAAGGAAAAGACATTAAGAAGCCTTTTCATGCAATTTGCGTTGCAATTGGGCTATTTGCTTTTTTAAACCTTCCACATCAGTAAGATATTTTTTTTGCAATCCAGCAAGTTTTTTCTCATATTTATCAGTTAAACGCGCAATCTCTCTTTCAAATTCCTTTTTAACTTGATCCATCGTCATTTTTTCGGCATCGAGCTGCGCTTGCTCCACTTGCTGCTGATTTTCTTGCTTTGCCCGCTTTTCTAATTGTTTAAAAGTATCAGCGGGAAAGACAACCGAATTGAGAACTGCGAAAAGATAGGTTTGCGGAGCGCCGAATTCGCGAATAGCTTCTTCCATCAAGGAGTGAGCTTGTGCGGAAGTCAATTCTTCCAATTCGCTGAAATTGGGGTTGATTTGAGTTAAACGCGTTTCAAAGAACTCATAAAGGTCGCCATGCTTGATCAACCAACGGGATGTGACAAATTCTGCAATCTCTTCCCCTTTTTCTTCTTCGGCTATCGCTTTTTGATAAGCCTCTGTCAGGTCTTCATTAGTCAACTTATTGAAATTCTTAGAGGGGAAAAACTTTTTAACGAAAACAAAGTCTTTCTTTAAGTGTTCATTTTTGAGATCTTTCTTCACTGAATCAATGATAGAGGGAAGCCAATCGGCTAAAGCGGCAAATTTTTCTTTGTAACTAGCGTCTTTATACATAATAGATCCTACAAGTTAAGATAAAGGACTCTTAACTTAACATGCCGGAAAAGATAAATGCAAGACAGAGCATGCTTTCCTGTGCAAAGATGCAGAGGATAAAGAAAAAATGAAAGAGAATATCTTGTTGAAGAAATCTTTTTTCTCTAAGAAAGAAGAAAAATAGGCTTTATTTTTTTGAACAATAGCGGAGTTTCACAGCTTATGCACTCTCATTCTCCTCATAGCGAAGAAGAACATCCTTTTTATGACATTGAGATTATCCGAAGAAAGGAGCAGGCCTACATTCAAGAGCTTTTAAAAAAATATCGAAACGCCCCCGTGACAGATGAGCTAAAAGGGAAAATTTGGGATGAGCTTCAAATGGAAAAATATAAGGGAAATATCACCATTCCTTTCAAAGTCGTCATGCGAAAAGATAACTCAAAAAAGTTCCCTGACTACATTGAAGTCATTTTAGATACCAAAGTTTAAGCTAGCTTACGGTGTAGATAAAGACATATCGTTCATAATTTTTTCATATGTTTCTACAGCCCTGCTCATATCTAGCCTAATTTCAGGATCTGACAGGGTCATTGCTTTAAGAAGAACGCCTAAATCTTTAATTTCCCCGCTTTTTTCAGGATATCTCTTCTCTAATTCTAGAGTAAGCGCATCAATATATTTGTGAATTTCTCTTTCGGCAGGAGCCAAATTTCCAACAGATCCCCCGGCAGCCAATTTGAGAGAGCGTCCATAAACGTCGATTTTTCCTTTAAGATGGGTGACCTCGGATTGAGGACAATCCTTATTAACGATCAAAAACTTTTCCACTCCTCGACGCTTTTCGCCTACTTTAGCCGACTTATCCTCATTGGTAGGTGCGATAAGCATCTCTCTCCCCTTTGTCAAAATCTCTCCCTCAAGGGTGCGAATAATCATAAGAGCTGTGCCATATACTTCTGCTTTCTGGCTTAATCTCCCTTCCGGTGCAGCAAAGCGTGGATTACCCGTATGCATGACAGATTGATCCTTTTCTAACTTCTTCGTCTTACCAAAATCCGATACTCTTGCTGTGATTTTTCCATCTTGCTCGTATACGAGAACGTTCTCTGTTTTGCTGTCTCCATGCACATAGCCGGCCTTATGCAAATGCATCATGCCTCTAGCCACTTGCAAGCCAATGTCTGCACTCTGAGGGAATTTGATCTTGCCCTGATTCGTAAGCTTGTCCAAATCTCCCTGCGCTTTGTCTGTTTTAACCGTATATTGCCCTTCGATTCTATCTTCTTTTTTGACTTCTTGCATACTGAGCGCTAAATTGGACTCTCCTACCACTCCCTTCTTGTCCAGCTCGCCCTGTATCACCTTCGCTGTCTGGACTTCCTCTTGAATTTCTTTTTGCTTGCTCTTAAACACTTTTTCAAAAGTCCCCTTCACGGGAGTAAAGTAAGCATGATTGGGATCAACCTGCGATTTCCAGACTTGTTTTGCCTTTCCCTTTGCAATCTTTTCATAAGGATGAAGCTGAGTGGTTTTCAATGCCTCATTTTCAACTTTCAACTCTTTTTGAATTCGCAGTCTTTCTGCTGGGCTAACCCCCGAATCCGTGAGCTGCTCTTTCTTTTGCTGGATTTCTTTTTCCATTCCAGATTGGACATCCTCGGCATTCGCTTCTTCTAACTGTTCTTCTTCTAAAAGCTTTTTGCGCACATCATCAGGCGAGCGAACATTTTCCCATCCTTTAGGAAGAGAAAAGCTCTCATGCTTTGGAGGCGTCAAAAAATCAGCAACGTCCTGCAATTTACGTTCTAATACTAATTTCTCATTGAATTCCAGCTTCCCTTTTTTATCTAAATCTTTGACTACTGCCCTCAAGTCTTGCAATTGCTGATTAATGCCTTTTCTCTCTGCCGGAGAAAGAGATTCCGGTTCCTGCGAATTGGTATCCATAACAAACATATTGACTGCCGTTTGAAGCTCGTCCGCATTAGTATAAACTTTGGCTTCGGGTGTAACAGATTCTTGAGCCTTAGACTTCTCTGCTTTCGCCTCTAGCTTGACAGAAGACTGGTTTGTTTCATGTGCTATATCTTCTTCTACATCGACATCTTCTCCCCCATCGACATCTTCTAATTTTGCAAGTATATCGCGTACCTCTTGAGGGGTACGCGCATTTTTCAATTCTTCAGGAATAGAAAAGCTTTCGGACTTGGGAGGATTCAACGTATCTTCTATTGTCCTTAATCGATTATTTAAATTAAGTTTCTCGTTAAAATCTATTTTCCCCTTCTCAGCTAAATATTCAACCGCCGCTTTAAAGGCTGTCACTTTTTGCTGAATTGCAGCGAAATCTTTCTCTTTTAAGTTGTCAAAATTAGAAATTGTTGAATGCATTAACTCGTTAATTTCATTAGTTAATTGATCAACATTATGCGTTTCAACCCCTGGAGGAGGAGCAAGAGCTTCCCGCTTGGAGACGGAACTAGTAAATAAATTTTGAATTTTTGCAAAAAAATCTTTGATCCCAGCGCTTAATCGGCTGAACATGCGTCCATTGGCTTTACCTGCCTGTTCTAGCTCGGCCCCCTTAGCTGGCGTCTCCAAGGAAGAAACCCCAAGCTGACCTATTACGCCCTGCCTATTAACTTCCATACCCATAAAAACACCAATTAATTATTACCTTAATTAAATTATATCATAAATTAATAAATTAATAACGTTTTTAAATAAAAAAAATTAAACAAACTAACTAAATAAATAAAACAACTATATAACTTACAATTAGCTATGAATAAAATTTAATTTATTCTAAGGTGACATTATGAATTTGAAGACCCTTTCCAAGGCGTTCCAATCAGTTGTAACTATGTTTTTCTGGCGCAAGAGCAAAAAATCTTTCTTTGAGTATTTTGAAGAGCAGGCAAGAGAAACGCTTTCCGCTGCTGAATGTTTAGCTGATCTTTTTTTCCATCCGGCTGAAGCGCATTCCATCGCAAAAAAGATTAAAGGCATTGAACATGCAGGCGATCAATTGACCCACTCTGTTATCCAGCAAATGAATACCGAAGGTTTTATTCTTCCGATTGATCATGAAGATATTTTAGCTTTTGCAAAAACAATAGACGATGTGCTCGATTATATTGATGATTCGGCGGAATCCTTTGCAGAGATCTATGAGCTCGATGCTACCATGCCCTTTGCCTCTGAATTTGCCCTATTGATCTTGGAAGGAACTCAAACGCTCGTAGATATTTGCTCTCTTCTCAAATCCCCTTCTCAGCATGCCTCTGCTATTTTAACTAAATGCGTAAAAGCGCATGAAGTGGAGAATCGGGCCGACGATCTTAAGAAAGAAGCGCTTAAAAAGCTTTTTTCTCAATTAAAAAGGCAGGAAGTGGATCTACCGAACTACTTGGCTTGGAGCGAAATTTACCGTACTCTCGAAGTCGTGACGGATAAAATAGAAGATTGCGCCAATATTGCTGAGCAGATTGTCGTGAAATACTCTTAGAGCGTATATCAACCCATCATAGCCTTAGCTAGGAGGAAGCCTTGTCTATGGATTTTCTTCTGCTTAGTGTCGTCATATTATTAATTTTGGTTGCAGAATTTTTAAATGGCTGCACAGATGCCCCCAATGCCATTGCTACTGTGGTTTCTACGCGTACGTTATCGCTAAGAATAGCGCTTATCCTTGCAACCACGCTTAATATATTGGGGGCCTTTTCTGGAACAGCTGTTGCCACAACAATTGGAAAGAGTATTGTCCAGCCTGAGGCGATTAATTTAACCTCAATGGGTGCGGCCATGTTAGCCATCATTTTTTGGAGCCTTTTTACTTGGCGCTTTGGACTGCCCATGAGCAAATCGCATGCCCTTGTGGCTAGCCTTTCAGGGGCAGGCCTGGCTTTGGCAGGTCCTTCTGCCCTTATATGGGAAGGATGGGCTAAGGTGCTAATCGGCCTTCTTCTTTCTACTATGCTAGGGGCGTTAGGCGGCTGGATCTTGGCAAAGTTCATTCAATCTTTTTTTTCCCGCTCCC
The nucleotide sequence above comes from Candidatus Protochlamydia phocaeensis. Encoded proteins:
- a CDS encoding protein kinase domain-containing protein, which translates into the protein MGMEVNRQGVIGQLGVSSLETPAKGAELEQAGKANGRMFSRLSAGIKDFFAKIQNLFTSSVSKREALAPPPGVETHNVDQLTNEINELMHSTISNFDNLKEKDFAAIQQKVTAFKAAVEYLAEKGKIDFNEKLNLNNRLRTIEDTLNPPKSESFSIPEELKNARTPQEVRDILAKLEDVDGGEDVDVEEDIAHETNQSSVKLEAKAEKSKAQESVTPEAKVYTNADELQTAVNMFVMDTNSQEPESLSPAERKGINQQLQDLRAVVKDLDKKGKLEFNEKLVLERKLQDVADFLTPPKHESFSLPKGWENVRSPDDVRKKLLEEEQLEEANAEDVQSGMEKEIQQKKEQLTDSGVSPAERLRIQKELKVENEALKTTQLHPYEKIAKGKAKQVWKSQVDPNHAYFTPVKGTFEKVFKSKQKEIQEEVQTAKVIQGELDKKGVVGESNLALSMQEVKKEDRIEGQYTVKTDKAQGDLDKLTNQGKIKFPQSADIGLQVARGMMHLHKAGYVHGDSKTENVLVYEQDGKITARVSDFGKTKKLEKDQSVMHTGNPRFAAPEGRLSQKAEVYGTALMIIRTLEGEILTKGREMLIAPTNEDKSAKVGEKRRGVEKFLIVNKDCPQSEVTHLKGKIDVYGRSLKLAAGGSVGNLAPAEREIHKYIDALTLELEKRYPEKSGEIKDLGVLLKAMTLSDPEIRLDMSRAVETYEKIMNDMSLSTP
- a CDS encoding DUF47 domain-containing protein, which produces MNLKTLSKAFQSVVTMFFWRKSKKSFFEYFEEQARETLSAAECLADLFFHPAEAHSIAKKIKGIEHAGDQLTHSVIQQMNTEGFILPIDHEDILAFAKTIDDVLDYIDDSAESFAEIYELDATMPFASEFALLILEGTQTLVDICSLLKSPSQHASAILTKCVKAHEVENRADDLKKEALKKLFSQLKRQEVDLPNYLAWSEIYRTLEVVTDKIEDCANIAEQIVVKYS
- the tadA gene encoding tRNA adenosine(34) deaminase TadA, whose amino-acid sequence is MSFPWRIEPQNDDERFMLEALKEAWKAFKADEVPVGAVLVKDNHIIARGYNQVEMLKDATAHAEMLCLTAGEVALDNWRLSQATLYCTIEPCSMCAGAMLLTRIHTLVWGAPDIRHGANGSWVDLFSPIHPTHHIQVRKGILQEACAQILKDFFQMQREKKSSKRKISHE